The Entelurus aequoreus isolate RoL-2023_Sb linkage group LG03, RoL_Eaeq_v1.1, whole genome shotgun sequence genome contains the following window.
ttgtccatgtgatgtcagatgaaacaacaatggagctgtttggccacaatacccagcaatatgtttggaggagaaaaggtgaggcctttaatcccaggaacaccatacctaccgtcaagcatggtggtggtagtattatgctctggacctgttttgctgccaattaaactgctgctttaaatggcacaatgaaaaaggaggattagctccaaattgttcaggacaagctaaaatcctcagcccggaggttgggtcttgggcgcagttgggtgttccaacaggacaatgaccccaaacacacctcaaaagtggtaaaggaatggctaaatcaggctagaatgaaggttttagaatggccttcccaaagtcctgacttaaatgtgtggacaatgctgaagaaacaagtccatgtaaaaaaaaccaacaaatttagctgaactgcatcaattttgtcaagaggagtggtcataaATTAAACCAGAAGtgtgccagaagcttgtggatggctaccaaaagcgccttattgcagtgaaacctgccaagggacatgtaagcaaatattaacattgctgtatgtatacttttgattagtcacattttcagtagagccataataaattcataaaagaagcaaacttcatgaatgttttttgtgaccaacaagtatgtgctccaatcactacatcacaaaaaaacaagagttgtagaaatgattgacagccatgacatgatgttctttacaagtgtacgtactcTTTTGACCACCAGTGTATATCAGACTGACTTCTCCCTGACCACGTACCGtaccacagtacagtacagtacagtggcTACTACAGTGTACACTTCTAATACCCTTCCCTTTTTGTGTGTGCCCTCCTGAAGATGCTGAAGATGAAGGCGGTCTGCTGCCACAAGTAAAGCTGCAGTGTAGAACCAACAGTCCTGACCTGGCAACATACGAATGGCCCAGGGAAGCCACAAGATTGACATTCAGGTTTTGCATCACCTGCGCCAGAAGTTCCCTGAAGTCCCAGAGGGTGTTGTGTCCCAATGTGTTCTGCAGGTAGGTAGGTTTAAGACCTGTCCCACAAGTATTttggattagggttgtacggtataccggtactagtataatatcgcggtagtaatgaatcaaaaacggtactatactctgtttgaaaagtaccgcttcccgGGCAGGACAgtgcgtcgtcacgtggtgacattgctggttgtaggagcagaggagcatgttgggcagcgcacacacacagagtacttacaagcagacacagtgtgtagacagaaaagggagaatggacgcattttggtgtaaaaagtcaagataaaagtgaagttataacactgaaacaccctcaggaagagctgctttaacacatgcagctaacatccatccacagtgttttagctacttctaaatcactaatcctggtctccatggcgacaaagtaagtttcttacaagtacattatcactggaggatgaggaatagctaaacatgcttcactacacaccgtaggaggatacaatagctcaccaccgtcacaatgtaaacaaacgccatgggtggatctacacctgacatccactgtaatgataccaagtacaagagtgtatctagtcgatactactatgattacatcattattttttatcctttttaaaaaaattcatattatgtctataaagtcagtaaatacgtccctggacacatgaggactttgaatatgaccaatgtatgatcctgtaactacttggtatcacatccatacctaaatgtgtggtatcatccaaaacgaatgtcaagtatcaaagaagagaagaataagtgattattacatttgaacagaagtgtagatagaacatgttgaaacggaaaataagcagatattaacagtaaatgaacaagtagatgaataatccatttttacagtttgtccctcataatgtgtagaaaataatagttgtataaatgacacaatatgttactgcatacgtcagcagactaattaggatttacttactactaaaagacaagttgtctagtatgttgactattttatttcaggactaaatgacaataataaacatatgtttcatgtacactaacatttgttgttacaataaagacaataatgacattttttgtgctcccctttatttagaaaagtatccaaatacattttggtaccggtaccaaattattggtatcgggacaaccctacattgGATCAGGAATCAAAAACTTAGTTAATTTGTTAGTTTTTGTTAGAATGTCCAGTTAAAGCTGGTTACCGCCATCTTTTTTGAAGATAGGCCACCACGTTCTTCGCTTTGTGTTCAATGTTGTCCCAAATGTTTGTGCTGTTAAAAATACACATTCATACAAATGTGATGTCACCAGCCATCTTTCAAACATCAGCAAAAACGTATACGCTAAACAAATCTCAATAATTGAACCAACTAATTAACAGATtattcgattactaaaataatcaaaaatTAGCATTTTTACATGGCGTTTCAACTCCTTGAAATTTGGTCATCACAACTACAACAATGATGTATGCTACAATTAAACAGCTATTGTGTagaaagtacaatacttacaggatagctgggttgcatatgacggaCCATCcccgtgtctgcagtgatcactttgtaaagtgtttgtttgaacatttgtgaTGCATTTGTGTTTGTCTCCtacattagtagtgtttgagagcagaactaaacaaaGAAAGACACAAGATCACATTAgttgtggttgctatgccaactagaagacctgcttgtgcaaataaactaacatcatgttaagtcctggtaataaatattgtgattgttggttcaATCCACCGTTGTTTTGTGgtccattttcataacagaaactaaaagtttAGTTGTtgagcaggaaagccaagtggagccaacctgatggagcttgagaggtgctgcaaagaggaatggttgaaagtgtccaaagataggtgtgccaagtttgtggcgtcgtattcaaaaagacttgaggctggaatttctgccaaaggtgcatcaactaagtattgaacaaaggctgtgaatacttatgagaTTTTAGATTGTGGCTGGAGCTGGATTTTGTCTCTGTCAacatttttgtcttgtttttgtcgATGAAAAGTCTCAAATTGTTCATTGTTTTCATCAAAGTGCATTTGTTGTGAGTCGTTATCGTCCTATCTTAGTCACTTAAAATAAGGTCcttgacgataactaagacgaaCATTTGGAGTCGACAAATAAACACTGATTGTCTCGTAGAGTTTTGAGGGGACACGTGaatatattccattttggaataaggctgtaccaTTTAAAAAGTTTCTACATCCATGTCTCATTAGGTGTATAATTGATGTTGAATTATAAAGAAATGAGCAACTCAAAGGTATTTGTTCTGTCCCTCTCTTAGAATAACAACAACTTAGACGCGTGCTGTGAATACTTGTCCCAGGTCAGTCCGGGCTACCTGTACAGTGAAGAAGGAAACCTCAGCTTTACTGAAGACCCCAGCTTGAGCAGGCTTGGCAATCACATGACCCAGCTGAACCTGGGCCTGCAGTCTCACAATGTGCATGTGGCCCCGCTGCGGGACGGCCTGAGAATGAACGGCAGCCGGACTCTGGCCCACAGCCTGAGCGACGGGCCTCTGCAGACCAGCCAGGCcccgaacactgacttttttcagCAGGAGCCCCAGTCTGCTCCGGCGGAGGGGCCCAacagtctcaatgtgtttacCGCAATGGAGCCCTCGCGAAAACCCCAGCCTCCGAAGCACCTGGGACTCTACCCTCTGGGGGTGAAAGGAATGAGTGTGGGTTCCCAACAGACCGCACGCTTCAACCCCATCACAGTGACACTAGCTCCGCACATTCAGACCGGCCGCAACACTCCTACTTCTCTACACATACATGGCGGGCCACAGTCGGGTCTGAGCAGTCCACAGGGTAACTCCATCTACATCCGGCCCTATTTGAGCCAGTGTGGTACGATACGACAGCAGCAGGGGAACCGGACCCAGTACAGTCCTACTTCTCAGCCTCAACAGCAGATCTATCAGATCTCGCATCCCTCGTCGTTGTCCGGCTCATGGTCCGGCCTTCAGCAGGCCCCACATACCTCACAGCACCACACCCAGGGCCACCAGACATCTCATGTCTACATGCCAATCAGCTCTCCCACTAACTCCCAGGCACCCTCCGTCTTTCCTTCTGGCGTCGCCTCCTCATGTTCGTCTTCTTCCTCGTCCTCCGTCATGCCCGCTTCGCTCTCGGCCGTCAGCCAGTACAACATCCAAAACATCTCCACCGGCCCGCGGAAAAATCAGATCGAGATCAAACTTGAATCTCCTCAAAGGAGCAACTCCAACACGACCACCGCCGTGCTGCGAACCGGCGGCGGCTCGCGCTCCTCCTCCACCTCGTCCTCTTGTCCTTCCTCCTCGTCCGCGACCGGAGTGTCCACCGTCCCCAGCACTCCTCTCTCCATCGGAGGCTCGGGTCTGAGCCGTAGCCAGCCCACTGTTTACATTTCTGCCAGCCCGCCTGCTGCCGCCACCACGCCTTCTGAGGAGGCCTCAGCCGGAGCCCGCTCGCAACCCAAGTTTTACATTTCAGCCAATCCCTCTGGTGACGACAGTGGGGGGAGGAACCCTCCTACAGTCTACATCTCAGCTAACCCTCCTTTGCAGGGGGGGCCAGGTGCCAGGAACATTGGGGGCCAGGTGAGCATGGGGCCCGCCTACATCCATCACCATCCACCCAAGTCCCGGACCTCTGTAGGAGGGGGAGGCACGGCTTGTTCCCCACGCGTGGTGGTGACTCAACCCAACACCAAATACACTTTCAAAATCACTGTGTCCCCCAATAAACCCCCGGCAGTGTCCCCCGGGGTGGTCTCGCCTACGTTCGAGCCCAACAACCTGCTCAGCTTACCCTCAGACCATCACTTTGCAGAGCCAGACCCCCTCCATCTCTCAGACCCACTGTTGCCACACAAGGAGAGACCGAGTGAGCCTCGAAGACTCAGCATGGGCTCTGATGATGCGGCATACACACAAGGTAAGTCCACTCACACACAATAATAAccataacgtgtgtgtgtgtgtttacccttcttgagacataaaaggaaaagtatcttccatatgaggaccggtgaacaagttaggaccgaaatcatggtcccaatacggaaaaaccattgcatctaatagagaatgtctcatttgcacccctgctggtgacatccatcaaagtgagggtggtcccaaaaaggagggatttgtcacattgactgtgtgtcgcttttaaatgtgctcccccctctggtcaacatatgaaataacaagtgtgtgtaacaaacaTTAATaccaataaataaatatgtatatagagacatactgtaataacttgaagtaaataatgaagattaaaaaccaattacaaacaaaaaaatcacacaaaagaagaaatgaactaaaagcagtctttttctcacaatgtgtcgacttttgtcttatgaaattgggaacaatttctcatattctttcttgcagcattttctcgtaaaatttgtacttttttaatttaaaattattactttttaatgcaagatggtgacatttgtcatataaaattctgacttttatcacaatagtgcaaatttttttgttgttcttgtaaaatagcgacatttttggagtaaaatgatgacttgtcaTAAATTTGCcaatttccgattattataatattgccaaagatttcaagttttcttataaaattgtgacttttgtcgagtaaaattacgactctttccataaaattgccaaaatgttaagctttttttgtaaaattgcgactgttattgagtaaaattccaacttttatcataatgttgcacaagtcttctgttttttttgtaaaagtttgacttgcgttgagtaaaatgacaacttttattataatactgccaaaattctaagtttttcttgtgaaattgtgaccttttttatgtgaaattccaactaatttttcacaacaagcttgtttgtatttgcatagtatgtatatattattaagagACAttatctcaagaaggtaagaaatacaagagtgtgtgcgtgtgtgggtgtgtgtgtgttcttgtatttctacccttcttgagacaacaaggaaacataccttccatatgaggacagaTGAacaagttatgacatagtaatagtagtaatcaTGGTCCAAATAtgaaaaaaccattgcatctaatagacaatgtctcatttgcacccctgctggtgacatccatcaaaGTGAGGGTGGTCCCAGAAAGGAGAGATttgtcacattgactgtgtgtcgcttttaaaagcgctccccctctggtcaacatatgaaataagtgtgtgtaagaaattgaaatatgccccctttggccaacattaataaaaaataaacaattatgtatatagagacataatgtaataacttgaagtacataatgaaatgtgctgacactcgtgatatcgccctgtctctgctttgtctgcgtcaaggtactcgatgttcgcccttggcagtcagcaggccgggtctggactcAAACACTGAtatgagacgactcgcaatcttggattgcaagttgtccctttgcacagatcgaaaagtacaacttcagcacaattgataataactacagcaacggcccttaagcataagagttgtgtgataacttatacatcattattctaacacacagatagacagacaacattcacgctcacattccaaataaaacatccatccattttctaccgcttgtccctttcggggtcgcggggggtcgctggagcctatctcagctgcattcgggcggtgtccagggtgtaccccgccaaataaaacatgtcatttgcgattgataatatcttagaatgtacaaCCATTGAACTATGTCATGAAAAGAGCAAGAAAACGTTGGTCAATAGTATATATACAACACCCAAGTCAAGTATGTGTGAGGACTGGATTAAGGCAACCTTCATGAGAATCAGGCAAAACCTAATTTCCGTCCAtggtgacttcaacattgaccttTTCAACGCTAATAAGCAAAAAGGCCATTGATGACATTACACAGTAGAGGCTAAAAGTgtggacattgtagattgtcacatcaaaactaggaatgaacacatgtggagttatgtacttaacaaaaaaataactgaaaacatgttttatactctagtttcttcaaaatagccaccctttgctctgattactgctttgcacactcttggcattctctccatgagcttcaagaggtagtcacctgcaatggttttcacttcacaggtgtgcttgaagctcatggagagaatgccaagagtgtgcaaagcagtaatcggagcaaagggtggctattttgaagaaactagaataaaaaacatgttttcactttttttgttaagtacataactccacatgtgttcattcatagttttgatgtgactatctacaatggaaatagtcatgaaaataaagattgaatgagaagaaggtgtgtctaaacttttggcctgtactgtataattgTGCTTACTCAAGGTGCAACGATACAGGAAACCCACACTACGGTCTGTATCAGCTTTTagggttttgcttctttttcagTATGTTTTGTGGGGCTTAAGAGAACAACTTGTTTTCCTCTCAaagttattgatttttttttgcttgtcatcacaaataTTCTGCGGTTAAAGTATCAGTGGTGTAGTGAATACTATAAGACttgtatttcaagttaacatttactaaacaccgctttcaaatggtaaattattctttgatgtattgtatacACCAGTGtttctcaccagtgctttggcaagCAGTTATccagattgtggagttttttCTAGATATATTTAATCCAAGCACATTAAAATGCAGTTTGAATtggaggtactgtaaaataatgtgtagcaacacataaaacaagataaatgatTACTTCAGGAAGATATTTTTATCTGCTAACTCAAAAAGGATGTCATGTCTGCAGAGTTTCTAGTACATGTTTTAtcagacaaaaaaaatgtcaaaatgcttTTTTTCCTGATGAAACTAGCGGGTGTGTTTCTTCTCCAAGTCAGGACAAATAGAGTAGTTCAGTCAGCAAAACATTCTGTGCCAGACTGCCTGCGAGTCtgcattcagggcaggattaaCGGCGAGCTGCAGTGAAACTAAAGTGTGTCACTAAAGGCCTTCTCAATGTTGTTCAACTTTTATGTCAGTCttatttattgatgtatttcaGCTGTGTGAGTGGAGAGGCACGACACTAAACAAACATTCATTTTGTGGTGACTTTCAAGGATTTCCTGCGAGAAATAGACTCCAGAAAAGTATGTAtgcaagtaaaaattcagatgtattaaagATTGCGCGAGCACAAACTTTGCAATCAATGTGGACTTGATCTCAGGACTCGGCTTGACATGGCATGCCCACACCACACCCAGGTTGCACCCCCTTTTAAATACCCAAACCATATTGAAAGTAGCAgtgtgcttaaaggggaactgtacttttttggggaaatttgccTATCAAAAAATGCTtgcaagatgcagctaatggtagtcactgttgtagccttcaagctctctaaaacaacttcaaaactctcTGTTTTATATATAAATCTGAAAATCTATACATTATgtactaacagacaccttcataacaatatgtaatatgtacaatatacacactgcaagtatatatataatgtagtaacagacaccttcataacaatatgtaatatgtacaatatacacactgcaaatatatatacaatgtagtaacagacaccttcataacaatatgtaatatgtacaatatacacactgcaagtatatatataatgtagtaacagacaccttcataacaatatgtaatatgtacaatatacacactgcaagtatatatatataatgtagtaacagacaccttcataacaatatgtaatatgtacaatatacacact
Protein-coding sequences here:
- the LOC133645898 gene encoding TGF-beta-activated kinase 1 and MAP3K7-binding protein 2-like produces the protein MAQGSHKIDIQVLHHLRQKFPEVPEGVVSQCVLQNNNNLDACCEYLSQVSPGYLYSEEGNLSFTEDPSLSRLGNHMTQLNLGLQSHNVHVAPLRDGLRMNGSRTLAHSLSDGPLQTSQAPNTDFFQQEPQSAPAEGPNSLNVFTAMEPSRKPQPPKHLGLYPLGVKGMSVGSQQTARFNPITVTLAPHIQTGRNTPTSLHIHGGPQSGLSSPQGNSIYIRPYLSQCGTIRQQQGNRTQYSPTSQPQQQIYQISHPSSLSGSWSGLQQAPHTSQHHTQGHQTSHVYMPISSPTNSQAPSVFPSGVASSCSSSSSSSVMPASLSAVSQYNIQNISTGPRKNQIEIKLESPQRSNSNTTTAVLRTGGGSRSSSTSSSCPSSSSATGVSTVPSTPLSIGGSGLSRSQPTVYISASPPAAATTPSEEASAGARSQPKFYISANPSGDDSGGRNPPTVYISANPPLQGGPGARNIGGQVSMGPAYIHHHPPKSRTSVGGGGTACSPRVVVTQPNTKYTFKITVSPNKPPAVSPGVVSPTFEPNNLLSLPSDHHFAEPDPLHLSDPLLPHKERPSEPRRLSMGSDDAAYTQALLGHQKARMERLWHELELKKKKLEKLKEEVSELENDLTRRRLERSNSASQIPSIEEMKQLRCKNRLLQIDIDCLTKEIDLFQKREPDSVSVKAMADQEEDEGTQWSCTACTFLNHPALNRCEQCEFPRNF